In Acaryochloris marina S15, a single genomic region encodes these proteins:
- a CDS encoding DedA family protein has translation MDWISLDTLQTLAHQYGYWVVCFGILFENLGLPLPGEAIVLVGGFLAGEGDLNYFGVLGSAIAGSTIGGTCGYWVGHFGGWPLLSRAGRLVNMSEERLLEIKEGFSTNAARTVLMGRFVALLRIFASPLAGIAEMPFPRFAFFNTLGAFLWALVMVTLAYFAGEIIPLSRLVSSVSQFGLFVLLAVGAWFLWPRLHNLIRRMALQEASESDTP, from the coding sequence ATGGACTGGATTTCGTTAGACACTTTGCAAACATTAGCCCACCAATACGGCTATTGGGTTGTCTGCTTCGGCATATTATTTGAAAACTTGGGATTGCCCCTACCAGGGGAAGCGATTGTCCTAGTGGGCGGCTTCTTGGCGGGTGAAGGAGACCTGAATTATTTTGGGGTGTTGGGCAGTGCGATCGCAGGTTCAACCATCGGCGGCACCTGTGGCTACTGGGTGGGACATTTTGGCGGTTGGCCTTTACTATCGAGAGCCGGTCGCCTCGTCAATATGTCTGAAGAGCGCCTTTTGGAAATTAAAGAAGGGTTCAGTACCAACGCTGCTCGCACCGTCTTGATGGGCCGCTTTGTGGCCCTGCTGCGAATTTTTGCCAGCCCGCTAGCGGGTATTGCCGAAATGCCTTTTCCCCGCTTTGCGTTCTTTAACACGCTGGGTGCATTCCTGTGGGCATTGGTGATGGTTACCCTGGCTTACTTTGCGGGCGAAATCATTCCTCTATCCCGCCTAGTGAGCAGCGTGTCTCAGTTTGGACTTTTTGTATTGCTGGCAGTTGGGGCCTGGTTCCTTTGGCCTCGCCTTCACAATTTGATTCGCCGAATGGCCTTGCAAGAGGCGAGTGAGTCTGACACGCCTTAG
- a CDS encoding TlyA family RNA methyltransferase, whose protein sequence is MAKQRLDTLLVSLELCTSRQQAQRVIRAGEVKVNDQIIDKPGTEIQLTAEIKVKQKSPFVSRGGHKLEKALAEFPIQVQDRVCLDGGISTGGFTDCLLQAGAKQVYGIDVGYGQVAWKLRNDPRVILKERTNLRHLQPADLYAEEATIPDLGVIDVSFISLTKVLPALWQLLQPPREMILLVKPQFEVGKDRVGKHGVVRDSQAHRDAIAQVWQAASALGWQYAGVTWSPLPGPKGNIEFLLWLQQEGSGPSPQTFLDVAVDAQKTLSQPPK, encoded by the coding sequence TTGGCTAAACAGCGACTAGACACCTTACTTGTTTCATTAGAGTTATGCACTTCTCGGCAGCAGGCCCAACGGGTCATCCGAGCTGGGGAAGTGAAGGTCAATGACCAAATTATTGATAAGCCAGGGACAGAAATTCAATTAACGGCAGAGATTAAGGTCAAACAAAAATCGCCCTTTGTCTCTCGCGGTGGCCATAAGTTAGAAAAAGCCTTAGCTGAGTTTCCTATTCAAGTCCAGGATCGGGTTTGCCTGGATGGCGGTATCTCTACTGGAGGATTTACAGACTGTCTGTTGCAGGCCGGGGCCAAACAGGTCTATGGCATTGATGTGGGCTATGGGCAGGTGGCGTGGAAGCTCCGCAATGATCCTCGGGTCATCCTCAAGGAACGCACCAATCTCCGCCATCTTCAGCCTGCCGATTTATATGCAGAAGAAGCCACTATTCCTGATTTAGGTGTGATTGATGTCTCGTTTATTTCCCTAACGAAAGTTTTGCCTGCCCTCTGGCAGCTCTTGCAACCGCCACGAGAAATGATTTTACTCGTTAAACCCCAATTTGAAGTGGGAAAAGACCGAGTGGGAAAACATGGCGTGGTACGGGATTCCCAAGCACATCGAGATGCGATCGCACAGGTCTGGCAAGCTGCATCAGCGTTGGGCTGGCAATATGCAGGCGTAACCTGGTCTCCCTTACCTGGCCCGAAGGGCAACATCGAGTTCTTGTTATGGCTACAGCAAGAGGGCAGTGGTCCTTCGCCGCAAACATTTTTAGACGTTGCTGTGGATGCCCAAAAAACGCTTTCCCAACCGCCAAAGTGA
- a CDS encoding DUF6984 family protein — protein MAGLKQIPCSLRLKSMNDGEMGSLLFENLDRIDRRLGETVAQCYFEDSDGTLVSATLNLDQHGALFELDMWKADFSKLQRWPLKEEIRTLP, from the coding sequence ATGGCAGGACTTAAACAAATCCCATGTAGCCTTCGTCTCAAATCTATGAACGATGGCGAGATGGGCAGTCTGCTGTTCGAGAATCTAGACAGGATTGATCGACGGCTCGGTGAGACGGTCGCCCAATGTTATTTCGAGGACTCGGACGGTACATTGGTTTCAGCTACCTTGAATCTCGACCAGCATGGAGCGCTGTTTGAGCTTGATATGTGGAAAGCGGATTTCAGCAAGTTGCAGCGGTGGCCTTTAAAGGAAGAAATTCGCACCCTTCCATAG
- a CDS encoding class I SAM-dependent methyltransferase has protein sequence MENLELLIDLHQHGDRQGPGGKLETERAITLAALDKSRHLKIADLGCGTGASTLCLANKLNADIIAVDFIPEFIEILRRNAAASNLSQHIHPHVGSMDDLAFAHNELDVIWSEGAIYNIGFEQGINDWRPFLKPKGVLAVSEITWLTDRRPDEIQSYWEAQYPEIDTASAKIKLLEEAGYAPLGYFVLPEHCWLDNYYHPLQRRFDAFLSCHANSDVAQTLVEAEMKEIEVFEKFKAYFSYGFYIASKR, from the coding sequence GTGGAAAATCTAGAACTTTTAATCGATCTGCATCAGCATGGTGACCGTCAAGGGCCTGGAGGCAAGCTCGAAACAGAACGTGCCATTACTCTGGCAGCTCTCGACAAGTCACGACACTTGAAAATTGCGGATTTGGGTTGTGGGACTGGAGCATCTACATTGTGTTTAGCGAACAAGCTAAATGCAGACATCATTGCAGTAGACTTTATACCTGAGTTTATTGAGATATTGCGACGGAACGCGGCAGCAAGCAATCTTAGCCAGCATATTCACCCCCATGTCGGATCAATGGATGATCTGGCTTTTGCACACAATGAACTAGACGTCATCTGGTCGGAAGGGGCTATTTACAATATCGGTTTTGAGCAAGGCATCAACGATTGGCGACCGTTTTTGAAACCCAAAGGGGTACTAGCCGTATCAGAAATCACTTGGCTGACAGACCGCCGCCCCGATGAAATTCAATCTTATTGGGAGGCTCAGTATCCTGAGATAGATACTGCTTCGGCAAAAATTAAGCTTCTGGAAGAAGCGGGATACGCTCCATTGGGTTACTTTGTACTGCCAGAGCACTGTTGGTTGGACAACTACTACCATCCGCTGCAAAGAAGATTCGACGCGTTTCTCAGTTGCCATGCCAACAGCGATGTTGCTCAAACCCTAGTAGAGGCTGAGATGAAAGAAATTGAAGTGTTTGAAAAGTTCAAAGCGTACTTCAGCTACGGCTTCTATATTGCGAGCAAGCGTTGA
- a CDS encoding alpha-ketoglutarate-dependent dioxygenase AlkB has product MSLTPPDIDLRKAFWPSHKDLFFKLCSTVVWDERIKARKTASFGVAYNYSQITYPETKMHPELIPLCAAVLESRGFTPNNCLLNFYADGSSSMGFHSDTAEELAPGTGVATLSVGATRTITYKLKTDREVQYSYSLESGDLLYMSNAVQLDWLHGILKEAEAGPRISITLRSIIS; this is encoded by the coding sequence ATGAGTCTTACCCCTCCAGATATAGATTTGCGAAAAGCCTTCTGGCCCAGTCATAAAGATCTATTTTTCAAGCTTTGCTCCACAGTGGTGTGGGATGAACGCATAAAAGCTCGGAAGACAGCAAGCTTTGGAGTCGCCTATAACTACTCACAAATCACGTATCCAGAAACCAAAATGCACCCTGAGCTAATTCCATTGTGCGCTGCTGTTTTAGAGTCGCGAGGGTTTACCCCAAATAACTGTTTACTTAACTTTTATGCAGATGGTAGCTCATCCATGGGATTTCACTCTGATACGGCAGAGGAACTAGCTCCAGGCACTGGCGTGGCAACTCTTTCTGTTGGAGCTACTAGAACCATTACTTATAAACTCAAGACAGATCGAGAAGTCCAATACAGTTACAGCTTAGAGAGCGGTGATTTGCTATACATGTCTAATGCAGTCCAACTCGATTGGCTTCATGGGATCCTTAAAGAAGCGGAGGCAGGTCCCCGTATAAGCATCACGTTGAGAAGTATCATCAGCTAA
- a CDS encoding IS982 family transposase, with product MDSLEALFCAVDDFCQIFEPLWTQQLLNDGTKRRCRQPRLSLSERMTILIAFHQSHYRNFKAYYLQTVTQQWSEAFPHLLSYQRFVEWIPSTLISLSVYLHSCFGSCTGVSILDATKIAVCHNRRIPRHRVFKDMAARGKTSMGWFYGFKLHLVVNDQGELLNIALTPGNTDDRVPVPNLLKPLFGRVIADRGYVSQPLFEHLLHEMGIRLIIPPRRNMKNRLMPLMDKILTRKRSIVETIIDQFKNISQIEHSRHRSPVNFFVNVVCGLIAYCHQPK from the coding sequence GTGGATAGTTTAGAAGCTCTGTTCTGTGCGGTCGATGATTTCTGCCAAATCTTTGAACCCCTATGGACTCAGCAATTGTTGAACGATGGCACCAAACGTCGTTGTCGCCAGCCTCGTCTGAGTTTAAGTGAACGAATGACGATTCTGATTGCCTTTCATCAATCTCATTACCGAAACTTCAAAGCCTACTATCTGCAAACCGTGACCCAACAGTGGTCAGAAGCCTTTCCCCATCTATTGAGCTATCAACGATTTGTCGAGTGGATACCGTCAACCTTGATTTCTTTGAGTGTATATCTGCATAGTTGCTTCGGCTCTTGCACAGGTGTTTCCATCCTGGATGCGACGAAGATAGCCGTCTGCCATAATCGTCGGATTCCCCGTCATCGCGTTTTCAAAGACATGGCAGCTCGGGGCAAGACATCCATGGGTTGGTTTTATGGCTTCAAGTTACATCTGGTCGTCAATGACCAAGGTGAACTGCTCAACATTGCCCTCACTCCCGGCAACACAGATGACCGAGTTCCGGTGCCGAACTTACTGAAACCTTTATTTGGGAGAGTCATTGCAGATCGTGGCTATGTCTCTCAACCGTTGTTTGAGCACTTACTCCATGAAATGGGGATTCGGCTCATTATTCCCCCTCGACGAAATATGAAGAATCGGCTCATGCCCTTGATGGATAAAATCTTGACTCGCAAGCGTTCCATTGTGGAGACAATTATTGATCAGTTCAAGAATATCTCTCAAATTGAACATTCCAGACATCGTAGTCCTGTCAACTTCTTTGTCAATGTCGTCTGTGGACTGATTGCTTATTGCCACCAACCCAAGTAG
- a CDS encoding universal stress protein, whose translation MFNTILVALNSPEISERVMQALKSMQLDAVGKVILTHVISTNETGEEQPADRPYSDPQGVFRQIEEELQTYKASLPCDSRLEIVTGDPAEEIIRVANIYEADLILIGSRGLTGVTRILQRSVSSQVVSDASCSVMVVR comes from the coding sequence GTGTTCAATACCATCCTGGTCGCCTTGAATAGCCCTGAAATTTCTGAACGGGTTATGCAGGCCCTCAAGAGTATGCAGCTGGATGCTGTGGGGAAAGTGATTCTCACTCACGTAATTTCTACCAACGAAACAGGCGAAGAACAGCCTGCAGATCGTCCTTACTCCGATCCACAAGGCGTATTTCGGCAGATCGAAGAAGAACTACAAACCTATAAAGCATCGTTACCCTGCGACAGTCGCTTAGAAATCGTAACGGGTGACCCAGCCGAAGAAATTATTCGGGTTGCCAATATCTATGAAGCCGATTTAATTCTCATTGGCAGTCGGGGGCTAACGGGAGTCACTCGCATTCTCCAACGATCCGTCAGTAGTCAAGTCGTCAGTGATGCCTCCTGCTCAGTGATGGTGGTGCGTTAG
- a CDS encoding FMN-dependent NADH-azoreductase, whose product MLSPDSKPRCLLHMDVSARIQGSYSRQLTQAFVSQWQQANPNHQIIYRDIGSSPIPHIDQTWVAAYESEPEERTAEMQGAIALSDTLIDELFAADCYVVGMPMYNLTVPSSFKAYLDQVFRRDRTMQIVNGTPQGRLVDKKLLVITTRKYNYRVGSGREDRDFLEPYISAIFKVLGLTDISYIHADQLSLELERKQSLANTTKAIHHLALTF is encoded by the coding sequence ATGCTTTCTCCAGATTCCAAGCCCCGCTGCTTACTCCACATGGATGTGAGTGCCCGCATCCAAGGCTCTTACTCTCGCCAGCTTACTCAGGCCTTTGTCAGCCAATGGCAACAAGCCAATCCCAATCACCAAATTATTTATCGCGATATTGGCAGCTCTCCTATTCCGCATATTGATCAGACTTGGGTTGCAGCTTATGAGTCTGAACCAGAAGAACGAACTGCGGAGATGCAAGGTGCGATCGCACTTTCCGATACCCTCATCGATGAGCTATTCGCGGCAGACTGCTATGTGGTGGGTATGCCTATGTATAACCTAACGGTGCCGTCTAGTTTTAAAGCGTATCTGGATCAGGTATTTAGACGCGATCGCACCATGCAAATCGTCAATGGAACCCCCCAAGGACGACTAGTAGACAAAAAGCTATTGGTGATCACCACTCGAAAATATAATTACCGAGTGGGTTCAGGACGGGAAGATCGAGATTTCCTAGAACCGTATATCAGCGCCATTTTTAAGGTTTTGGGGCTGACTGATATTTCGTATATTCATGCTGACCAGCTATCGTTAGAACTTGAACGAAAGCAATCTCTGGCGAATACGACCAAAGCGATTCACCACCTGGCCTTGACCTTTTAA
- the ftsH4 gene encoding ATP-dependent zinc metalloprotease FtsH4 gives MPVNEKPQRPRPNPITTILLFVPAILLIVNLVVPFITGPRVPKVPYSFFLEQVQDEEVSRVSVGQDIIRYQIKNADDQAGQLLETTPIFDLELPKLLESKGVEFAATPPAGNRWFTTLLSWVIPPVIFVAIFQFFSRGGMGGGGPQGALSVTKNKAKVYVEGDDNKVTFDDVAGVEESKAELEEIVEFLQSPKRFTDIGAKIPKGVLLVGPPGTGKTLMAKAVAGEAGVAFFSISGSEFVELFVGTGAARVRDLFEQAKKKAPCIIFIDELDAIGKSRSGGNGFVGGNDEREQTLNQLLTEMDGFGAGDATVIVLAATNRPETLDPALLRPGRFDRQVLVDRPDLTGRLAILEIYAKKVKLGDNVDLKAMATRTPGFAGADLANLVNEAALLAARRGNKVVETQDFAEAIERVVAGLEKKSRVLNEKEKKIVAYHEVGHALVGAKMSGSDQVEKISIVPRGMAALGYTLQVPTEDRFLLNEAELRGQIATLLGGRAAEEVIFGSITTGASNDLQRATDLAEQMVTSYGMSEVLGPLAYDKGQQNNFLGGGMNARRAVSDETAKEIDKEVKGIVEKAHQEALTILKGNKELLEMISEQLLEKEVIEGDGLREMLAKVHPEVHVQTADEPVAV, from the coding sequence ATGCCAGTCAATGAAAAGCCTCAACGCCCACGACCGAACCCCATCACCACTATTCTGCTGTTTGTCCCTGCAATTCTCCTAATAGTGAATCTGGTTGTTCCTTTTATTACAGGACCACGAGTTCCCAAAGTGCCCTATAGCTTCTTCCTTGAGCAAGTTCAAGATGAAGAAGTCTCCCGGGTCTCCGTTGGCCAAGACATTATCCGATATCAAATCAAAAATGCCGATGATCAGGCAGGACAGCTTTTAGAAACCACTCCTATCTTTGACCTAGAACTCCCCAAGCTTCTCGAATCTAAAGGCGTCGAATTCGCCGCTACCCCTCCTGCGGGCAATCGCTGGTTCACCACCCTACTGAGCTGGGTCATTCCCCCCGTCATCTTCGTCGCCATCTTCCAATTCTTTAGTCGTGGTGGCATGGGCGGCGGTGGTCCCCAAGGTGCCCTCTCTGTGACCAAGAACAAAGCCAAAGTCTATGTCGAAGGCGATGACAATAAGGTCACCTTTGATGATGTTGCTGGAGTTGAAGAGTCCAAAGCTGAACTCGAAGAAATTGTCGAGTTCCTCCAGTCTCCTAAGCGATTCACAGACATTGGTGCCAAGATTCCTAAAGGTGTTCTTTTAGTTGGACCTCCTGGAACGGGTAAAACGTTGATGGCTAAGGCTGTCGCCGGTGAAGCTGGGGTTGCGTTCTTCAGTATCTCGGGTTCAGAATTTGTAGAACTGTTTGTTGGTACTGGTGCGGCCCGAGTCCGGGACTTGTTTGAACAAGCTAAGAAGAAAGCGCCTTGCATTATCTTTATTGACGAATTGGATGCCATTGGTAAATCTCGGTCTGGTGGAAATGGTTTTGTCGGCGGGAATGATGAGCGGGAACAAACCCTCAACCAGCTCCTAACTGAAATGGATGGGTTTGGGGCTGGAGATGCAACTGTTATCGTTCTTGCTGCAACTAACCGTCCTGAGACTTTAGACCCAGCACTACTGCGTCCCGGTCGATTTGACCGTCAAGTACTGGTAGACCGTCCTGATCTCACGGGTCGTCTGGCTATCTTGGAAATCTATGCCAAGAAAGTGAAGCTCGGTGACAATGTTGACCTTAAGGCTATGGCCACTCGTACTCCTGGTTTTGCCGGGGCTGACTTAGCCAACTTGGTGAATGAAGCGGCACTACTAGCAGCCCGACGCGGCAACAAGGTGGTGGAGACTCAAGACTTTGCTGAAGCGATTGAGCGAGTGGTGGCTGGTCTAGAGAAGAAGAGCCGTGTGCTCAATGAGAAGGAGAAGAAGATTGTGGCTTACCACGAGGTCGGTCATGCCCTTGTCGGGGCCAAGATGTCCGGTTCAGATCAAGTGGAGAAGATTTCCATTGTTCCTCGCGGTATGGCTGCCTTGGGTTACACGTTGCAAGTGCCTACGGAAGATCGGTTCTTGTTGAATGAGGCTGAGCTGCGCGGTCAGATTGCCACTCTGTTAGGTGGACGGGCTGCAGAGGAGGTCATCTTCGGTAGTATCACGACGGGTGCTTCTAATGATTTACAAAGAGCGACGGATCTAGCGGAGCAGATGGTGACGTCTTACGGCATGAGTGAGGTGTTAGGTCCTCTAGCTTATGACAAGGGACAGCAGAATAATTTCCTCGGTGGGGGGATGAATGCTCGCCGGGCTGTGAGCGATGAGACGGCCAAGGAGATTGATAAGGAAGTGAAGGGCATTGTGGAGAAGGCTCACCAAGAAGCGCTCACTATCCTGAAGGGGAATAAGGAGCTGCTGGAGATGATTTCTGAGCAACTGCTGGAGAAGGAAGTGATTGAGGGCGATGGTCTCCGAGAGATGCTCGCTAAGGTCCATCCTGAAGTCCATGTCCAGACTGCAGATGAGCCTGTAGCGGTCTAA
- a CDS encoding high light inducible protein: MNPSDPEPMWGFTDFAENFGGRLAMLGFLLGYVTEVISGEGMLAQILSLFSY; this comes from the coding sequence ATGAACCCATCAGATCCAGAACCAATGTGGGGCTTCACTGACTTTGCTGAAAATTTCGGCGGTCGCCTAGCAATGCTTGGCTTTCTCCTAGGCTATGTTACTGAAGTCATTTCTGGCGAAGGAATGCTGGCACAAATTCTTTCCTTGTTTAGTTACTAA
- the folB gene encoding dihydroneopterin aldolase — translation MDCIHLNGIRSYGYTGFLPEEQVLGQWFEVDLVLWVDLAAAGRSDRIEDTVDYRQIIDQVKQLIHQSKYALIERLATAIAEQLLLHSSLEKVSVKLTKVAAPIPDFSGRITIEITRNRS, via the coding sequence ATGGATTGTATACACTTGAATGGCATCCGCAGCTACGGATACACAGGGTTTTTACCCGAAGAACAGGTCCTGGGGCAGTGGTTTGAAGTGGATTTAGTCCTGTGGGTAGATTTAGCGGCGGCTGGTCGTAGCGATCGCATCGAAGATACGGTGGACTATCGCCAGATTATTGACCAGGTAAAACAGCTAATTCACCAGTCTAAATATGCGTTGATAGAGCGCTTAGCAACCGCCATCGCTGAACAACTCCTCCTCCACTCCAGCCTTGAGAAGGTCAGCGTCAAACTCACGAAAGTTGCTGCTCCGATTCCTGACTTTTCAGGCCGCATCACCATCGAAATAACGCGAAACCGGTCTTAA
- a CDS encoding metallophosphoesterase, with the protein MSAQQLRRFVIGDIHGHYQGLLDLVSLLELGESDQIYFLGDLIDRGPDSSKVVDFVREQSYTCLLGNHEQLMVAALANLSPNSSVLQMWLQAGGRETLQSYSSKQHLWEHLSWIKTLPNHLDLGDYWLVHAGIDPELPLERQTAQEFCWIRREFHNMPQPYFPDRMIITGHTMTFTFSGVEPGQIVQGAGWLGIDTGAYHPGSGWLTALELSSSTVYQINVHSHASRVKPLADVLVSLPHGQDTLSIANV; encoded by the coding sequence ATGAGTGCACAACAACTGCGTCGGTTTGTCATCGGGGATATTCATGGCCACTATCAAGGGTTGCTGGATCTAGTCTCTCTACTGGAACTCGGCGAATCTGATCAAATCTACTTTTTAGGTGACCTTATTGATCGAGGCCCTGATAGCTCTAAAGTCGTAGATTTTGTGCGCGAGCAGTCCTACACCTGTTTGTTAGGAAATCATGAACAGTTGATGGTGGCGGCTCTGGCGAATCTTTCGCCGAATTCATCCGTGTTGCAAATGTGGTTACAGGCAGGGGGGCGAGAAACCCTGCAGAGCTACAGCTCCAAACAGCATCTTTGGGAGCATTTGAGTTGGATTAAAACCCTGCCGAATCATCTCGATCTAGGAGATTATTGGCTAGTGCATGCTGGGATTGATCCAGAGCTGCCATTAGAACGCCAGACTGCCCAGGAATTTTGTTGGATTCGTCGAGAATTTCACAATATGCCCCAGCCCTACTTCCCTGACAGAATGATTATTACCGGCCATACAATGACCTTTACGTTTTCGGGGGTTGAACCCGGTCAAATTGTCCAAGGGGCGGGCTGGCTAGGGATTGATACAGGGGCTTACCATCCTGGGAGTGGTTGGTTAACGGCCCTAGAACTTTCCTCCTCCACTGTGTATCAGATTAATGTCCATAGCCATGCGTCTCGGGTAAAGCCCCTGGCAGATGTATTGGTGTCTTTGCCCCATGGCCAAGACACCCTATCGATTGCCAATGTCTAG
- a CDS encoding phosphoribulokinase, which translates to MTTKPDRVVLIGVAGDSGCGKSTFLRRLEDLFGEQFITVICLDDYHSLDRYQRKETGITALDPRANNFDLMYEQIKTLKSGQSIDKPIYNHETGLLDPPERVDPNHVIVIEGLHPLHDERVRGLIDFSVYLDISDEVKIAWKIQRDMAERGHTYEDVLASINARRTDFEAYIDPQKQHADVVIQILPTQLLKEEKPGSILRVRLIQKDGVPDFAPVYLFDEGSTINWIPCGRKLTCSYPGIKMAYGPDDYYGNAVSVLEVDGQFERLDEVIYIEGHLSNTSTKFEGEMTELLLKHRDYPGSNNGSGLFQVIAGLKMRSTYEKLTATKVSEPVGV; encoded by the coding sequence ATGACCACTAAACCAGACCGTGTTGTTCTAATCGGCGTTGCCGGTGACTCTGGATGCGGTAAATCTACTTTCCTGCGCCGACTGGAGGATCTATTTGGGGAGCAATTCATCACGGTTATTTGCCTAGATGATTACCACAGCTTGGATCGTTATCAACGGAAGGAAACAGGTATTACTGCTCTAGATCCTAGAGCCAATAACTTTGATTTGATGTACGAACAAATCAAAACCCTCAAAAGTGGTCAATCAATTGATAAGCCCATTTACAACCACGAAACAGGTCTCCTTGATCCCCCTGAACGTGTCGACCCCAACCATGTGATCGTGATTGAGGGTCTGCATCCGCTCCATGATGAGCGGGTTCGAGGACTGATTGATTTCAGCGTTTATTTAGACATTAGCGATGAAGTCAAAATTGCCTGGAAGATTCAGCGAGATATGGCTGAGCGGGGTCACACCTATGAGGACGTTCTTGCCTCTATCAATGCTCGCCGCACTGACTTTGAAGCCTATATTGACCCCCAAAAACAACATGCTGATGTTGTGATTCAAATCTTACCGACTCAGCTTCTCAAAGAAGAGAAGCCCGGCAGCATCCTGCGAGTCCGATTGATTCAAAAAGACGGTGTGCCTGATTTTGCTCCGGTATACCTGTTTGATGAAGGATCGACCATCAACTGGATTCCCTGTGGCCGTAAGTTGACCTGTTCTTATCCCGGCATCAAAATGGCCTATGGCCCTGATGACTATTACGGTAACGCCGTTTCTGTTCTTGAAGTGGACGGTCAGTTTGAGAGACTGGATGAAGTCATTTATATCGAAGGCCATCTCAGCAATACCTCTACTAAGTTTGAAGGCGAGATGACTGAATTGCTGCTGAAGCACAGAGATTATCCCGGGTCTAACAATGGCTCTGGCTTGTTCCAGGTGATTGCAGGGCTAAAAATGCGTTCGACTTATGAGAAGTTGACCGCAACCAAGGTCTCTGAACCGGTTGGCGTGTAA